A region from the Simiduia sp. 21SJ11W-1 genome encodes:
- a CDS encoding cation diffusion facilitator family transporter, translating to MVNIDTTKKLKDKRVRKEQKALRISLAGVVFFVVLALGFAIYTKSDAILFDGIYSLVSFATALLTMRVAKLAERPDDDQFHFGYTTLEPTLNLFKSLITIVVCVYAAVEATQRLLAGGTEAAYGWAVVYGCLATGGCFVVALLLRKYGRDCRSDLVNVESKAWFVDSLLSASVLLGFLFAWGLTKTEHAHWAPYVDPILLIGIILLALPIPGRIFLDSLREIIVMAPPESVVDEIGERLRPTLAAVPHELIEYRVNKRGRNTYLLVHVLVAADFKPQSIEALDEIRRESSRQMKAWNPEIVMDVLFVRDKSLIY from the coding sequence ATGGTAAATATTGATACTACCAAAAAGTTGAAGGACAAGCGTGTGCGTAAAGAGCAAAAAGCCCTGCGCATTTCGCTTGCAGGTGTGGTGTTTTTTGTGGTGTTGGCGCTGGGCTTTGCCATCTACACCAAATCCGATGCGATTTTATTTGACGGCATCTACTCGCTGGTTTCCTTTGCCACGGCGCTGCTCACCATGCGCGTGGCGAAACTTGCCGAGCGCCCGGACGACGATCAATTTCATTTTGGCTACACCACCCTTGAGCCCACGCTGAACTTATTCAAATCCCTGATTACCATCGTGGTGTGTGTATACGCCGCCGTTGAGGCCACCCAGCGATTGCTGGCCGGCGGCACCGAGGCGGCTTACGGCTGGGCAGTGGTGTATGGCTGCCTGGCCACGGGCGGCTGCTTTGTGGTGGCGTTGCTGTTGCGTAAATACGGGCGTGATTGCCGCTCGGACCTGGTGAATGTGGAATCCAAGGCCTGGTTTGTAGATAGCCTGTTAAGCGCCTCTGTGTTGCTCGGATTTTTGTTTGCCTGGGGCCTTACCAAAACCGAACACGCCCACTGGGCGCCTTACGTAGACCCGATATTATTGATCGGTATTATTCTGTTGGCACTGCCCATCCCTGGGCGAATTTTTTTAGACAGCCTGCGGGAAATTATAGTGATGGCACCGCCTGAATCGGTGGTGGATGAAATTGGCGAACGGCTGCGCCCCACCCTCGCGGCCGTGCCCCACGAGCTCATTGAATACCGCGTGAACAAGCGTGGGCGCAATACCTACTTGCTGGTGCATGTGCTGGTGGCGGCAGATTTCAAGCCGCAATCCATTGAGGCCCTCGATGAAATTCGGCGTGAAAGCAGCCGGCAAATGAAGGCCTGGAACCCGGAGATTGTGATGGATGTACTGTTTGTGCGGGATAAATCGCTGATTTACTAA
- a CDS encoding putative selenate ABC transporter substrate-binding protein — MRLLTALAALLVSLGVFAAEKTQPEFTFTAIPDQNEAQLRERFGQMASYLSEQLGLPVSYIPVKSYPAAITAFRNNQVQLAWFGGLSGVQARALVPGSVALAQGYEDQFFKSYFIAHKSAGLTPGEQLPEALRGKTFTFGAKGSTSGRLMPEFYLREAFGIAPEALFKRVGFSGDHSRTLALVQSGAYQVGALNYSVWDQAVAKGEVDTEQVQLIWTTPTYPDYQWSARGDLDAQFGAGFTEKLTRALLTIDDPALLQSFPRQRFVPANNGFYQPIEDTARAIELMNSW; from the coding sequence GTGCGGTTATTGACTGCTTTAGCAGCGCTGCTCGTTTCCCTTGGCGTTTTTGCTGCCGAGAAAACCCAGCCAGAATTTACTTTTACTGCCATTCCAGACCAAAACGAGGCGCAGCTGCGCGAGCGCTTCGGCCAGATGGCCAGCTATTTAAGCGAACAGCTGGGTTTGCCGGTCAGTTACATTCCGGTAAAAAGTTACCCGGCCGCCATTACCGCCTTTCGCAACAACCAGGTGCAACTGGCCTGGTTTGGCGGCCTTTCCGGTGTGCAGGCACGCGCGTTGGTGCCGGGTTCTGTGGCACTGGCCCAGGGCTATGAAGACCAGTTTTTCAAAAGCTATTTCATCGCCCACAAAAGTGCAGGGCTTACACCTGGCGAACAATTGCCCGAGGCGCTGCGCGGAAAAACCTTCACCTTTGGCGCCAAAGGTTCAACATCGGGCCGCTTGATGCCCGAATTTTACCTGCGCGAAGCCTTCGGCATTGCACCCGAGGCGCTCTTTAAGCGCGTGGGCTTTAGCGGTGACCACTCGCGCACCTTGGCGCTGGTGCAATCGGGTGCCTACCAAGTGGGCGCGCTCAACTATTCGGTATGGGATCAAGCGGTGGCCAAGGGTGAGGTAGATACCGAACAGGTACAACTCATCTGGACCACCCCCACCTACCCCGATTACCAGTGGAGCGCGCGCGGTGATCTAGACGCACAATTTGGCGCAGGCTTTACCGAAAAGCTCACCCGCGCGCTGCTGACCATAGATGACCCGGCGCTCTTGCAAAGCTTCCCTCGCCAGCGCTTTGTGCCGGCCAACAACGGGTTTTACCAGCCCATAGAAGACACCGCCCGCGCCATCGAGCTGATGAACAGCTGGTAA
- a CDS encoding sodium:solute symporter family protein, translating into MLLQLIALYLLISVALGLYASLKVNSTEDYVSAGRSLPMIVVIAMVFATWFGAETVLGIPATFMSEDLGGLISDPFGTTLCLVFFGLFLARPLYRMHLLTIGDYYRKRFNRPIEVAVSLAIAASYLGWVSAQVVALGLVLSVLTEGAVSMQNGILLGTFIVTLYTLFGGMWSVALTTSFQMVVIVLGLLWIGWLVSEQTGGIAPVIEQAQAAQKFNFWPELEWAAVITFVAGLLTMALGSMPQQDIFQRANTARNENIAVWGTVIGGLVYFVFAAVPIFLAYSANLIDPAMTATLLEKDPQEILPSLILNHLPLYAQVIFYGALLSVIMSTASGTMLAPSVTISENIIKGMLPDGYFSDRQFLWLTRAVVAFFAVLVALYALYSTGQSTSIHHMVENAYKVTMVMALAPLLFGIYWKKTSSFGVGLGLIMGVGSWLVCEIFWADEPLPPHFAGFLVATVCLIGGSLYRPTRA; encoded by the coding sequence ATGTTGCTCCAGTTGATTGCCCTGTACCTGCTGATTTCCGTGGCCCTGGGGCTCTATGCCTCGCTCAAGGTCAACTCCACTGAAGATTACGTGAGTGCAGGCCGCAGCCTGCCGATGATTGTGGTGATCGCCATGGTGTTTGCCACCTGGTTCGGGGCGGAAACCGTGCTGGGTATCCCCGCCACCTTCATGAGTGAAGACTTGGGCGGGCTAATTTCAGACCCTTTCGGCACTACCCTGTGCCTGGTGTTTTTCGGCCTGTTTCTGGCGCGGCCCTTGTACCGCATGCACCTGCTCACCATTGGCGACTACTACCGCAAGCGCTTTAACCGGCCCATTGAAGTGGCCGTGAGCCTGGCCATTGCCGCCTCTTATTTGGGCTGGGTGTCGGCGCAAGTGGTGGCGCTCGGGTTGGTGCTAAGTGTGCTTACCGAGGGGGCCGTGAGTATGCAAAACGGCATTTTGCTCGGAACTTTTATTGTCACCTTGTACACCTTGTTTGGTGGCATGTGGTCGGTGGCGCTCACCACCTCGTTCCAGATGGTGGTGATTGTATTGGGCCTTTTGTGGATTGGCTGGCTGGTGAGCGAGCAAACCGGCGGTATTGCACCGGTTATAGAACAAGCACAGGCCGCCCAGAAATTCAATTTCTGGCCAGAGCTTGAATGGGCGGCGGTCATTACTTTTGTGGCGGGCCTATTAACCATGGCGCTGGGCTCTATGCCGCAGCAGGATATCTTCCAGCGCGCCAACACCGCGCGCAATGAAAACATTGCCGTGTGGGGCACGGTGATCGGTGGCCTTGTGTATTTCGTGTTTGCGGCGGTGCCCATATTTTTGGCCTATTCAGCCAACCTCATAGACCCCGCCATGACCGCCACATTGCTTGAAAAAGATCCGCAGGAAATTTTGCCAAGCCTGATACTCAATCACCTGCCGCTCTACGCGCAGGTGATATTTTACGGTGCGCTGTTATCAGTGATTATGAGTACCGCCTCGGGCACTATGCTTGCGCCCTCGGTGACGATTTCAGAAAACATCATTAAAGGTATGCTGCCAGATGGCTACTTTTCCGACCGCCAATTTCTTTGGCTCACGCGCGCCGTGGTGGCTTTTTTTGCGGTGCTGGTTGCACTTTATGCGCTTTATTCCACCGGCCAATCCACCTCTATTCACCACATGGTGGAAAACGCCTACAAGGTCACCATGGTGATGGCGCTGGCGCCATTGCTGTTTGGCATCTACTGGAAAAAAACCTCAAGCTTTGGCGTGGGCTTGGGGTTGATCATGGGTGTGGGTAGTTGGCTGGTGTGCGAGATCTTCTGGGCAGATGAACCCCTGCCGCCACACTTTGCAGGCTTTCTGGTGGCTACCGTGTGTTTGATTGGCGGCAGTTTGTATCGGCCTACGCGCGCCTAG
- a CDS encoding ATP-binding cassette domain-containing protein, whose translation MLALKSAAIGYGPKHRVLADVALHIAQGERVALLGKSGSGKSTLLAHLRTLANGHAAWCPQQASLVPQLSAFHNIYAGGLGRQWALTNLRNLLFPAEPWRSEIGELAQALGLSDCLWSPAGQLSGGQQSRVAMARAVYQQQPLLLADEPVAALDGHQGAALLPWLMAQHQTAVIALHHVDLALAHCTRVIGLAEGRIQIDAPAANLNARELAWLYQ comes from the coding sequence ATGCTGGCCCTGAAAAGCGCAGCCATTGGCTATGGCCCCAAGCACCGGGTGCTGGCCGATGTTGCGCTACATATCGCCCAAGGCGAGCGGGTGGCACTGCTCGGCAAGAGCGGCAGCGGTAAATCTACCCTGCTTGCGCATTTGCGCACGCTGGCCAACGGCCACGCCGCCTGGTGCCCGCAACAGGCATCGCTGGTGCCGCAGCTCTCGGCGTTTCACAACATCTACGCAGGTGGGCTAGGCCGCCAGTGGGCACTTACCAACCTGCGCAATCTGTTGTTTCCGGCCGAGCCCTGGCGCTCTGAAATTGGCGAATTGGCACAAGCGCTGGGGTTGAGCGATTGCCTCTGGTCGCCCGCCGGCCAGCTTTCCGGCGGCCAACAAAGCCGGGTGGCCATGGCGCGCGCGGTATACCAACAACAGCCTTTGCTGCTGGCTGATGAACCCGTGGCCGCGCTTGATGGCCATCAAGGTGCGGCACTGCTGCCCTGGTTAATGGCGCAACATCAAACGGCGGTCATTGCCCTGCACCATGTGGATTTGGCGCTCGCTCACTGCACGCGGGTTATCGGCCTAGCTGAGGGGCGCATTCAAATTGATGCACCCGCCGCCAACCTCAACGCTCGCGAGCTTGCATGGCTGTATCAATAG
- the ppc gene encoding phosphoenolpyruvate carboxylase — translation MSALRNQVKALGTLLGQTIADDRGPECLDLIEAIRLQGKAIDAGDQTALQALMEKIGSADDETLLTITRAFSQFLNMANIAEQIYTVSDEARTLIDRPDPFASLREQFEGKRWGKAEFLSAVDALNIDLVLTAHPTEVTRRTLIHKYRKIEAQLRRGDEADTRRVQELMAQDWHTNSIRRIRPTPVDEASWGLAVIEDSLWSALPKFMRDLDEQAEAYTGEPLPLTAAPVRMSSWMGGDRDGNPFVTAKLTRQVIAMSRAKGAELYGRDLEQLSMELSMMKASDELIAALPEAHKNSEQPYREIIRPLRKLLASTHEQMDALYRTGSVADARAPVLLKAKELLEPLHLCYRSLMACGLTSIARGYLLDVIRRIQCFGIGLIRLDIRQHSERHNEVLSEITQALDLGDYLNWSEAERQQFLQAEIANPRPLLPTYWTPSDNVKEVLDTVEVIAQTPAEMLGIYIISMASQPSDVLLVELLQKACGVRKPLPVAPLFETLDDLDNAEQVMTDLMAMPGYKERRYGHQYVMIGYSDSAKDAGVLAASWAQYRAQDALIKLHQKEGLRLTLFHGRGGTIGRGGGPAHGAILSQPPGSVSGGLRVTEQGETIRYKFGMPKLAVRSLSLYASAILEAMLVPPPEPKAEWRALMDNMADKACATYRGYVRDQPDFVRYFRQATPEQELAQLPLGSRPAKRKSTGGIESLRAIPWIFAWTQNRLVLPSWLGFGSALGAALNDGQADLLKDMQRQWPFFRSRLAMMEMVYSKSKVEINELYDNRLVDDALKPMGRELRKQLTDDIQTLLGFLGQERLLERDAWGQQSLDVRQSYLVPLHLAQIELLARVRANGDDNQVSDCNRALMVAMTGIAAGMRNTG, via the coding sequence ATGAGCGCATTGCGCAATCAAGTGAAAGCGCTGGGCACCCTTTTGGGGCAGACCATCGCGGATGACAGAGGTCCTGAGTGCTTGGACCTGATCGAAGCCATCCGTTTGCAGGGCAAGGCCATTGATGCCGGTGATCAAACCGCGCTGCAAGCGTTGATGGAAAAAATCGGCAGTGCCGATGACGAAACGCTGCTCACCATTACTCGGGCATTCAGCCAGTTTTTGAACATGGCCAACATTGCCGAGCAGATTTATACCGTGTCTGATGAAGCGCGCACTCTCATCGACAGGCCAGACCCGTTCGCCAGTTTGCGCGAGCAGTTTGAGGGCAAGCGTTGGGGCAAGGCCGAGTTTCTAAGCGCAGTAGATGCACTCAACATTGATCTGGTGCTCACCGCGCACCCCACCGAGGTAACGCGCCGCACCCTCATTCACAAGTACCGCAAAATTGAAGCGCAGCTGCGTCGCGGTGATGAAGCCGATACCCGCCGCGTGCAGGAATTGATGGCGCAAGACTGGCACACCAATTCCATTCGCCGCATTCGCCCAACACCGGTAGATGAAGCCTCCTGGGGCCTTGCGGTCATCGAAGATTCACTCTGGAGTGCGCTGCCAAAATTCATGCGTGACCTGGATGAGCAGGCCGAGGCCTACACCGGCGAGCCGCTGCCACTCACTGCAGCACCGGTGCGCATGAGTTCCTGGATGGGTGGCGATCGCGATGGCAACCCCTTTGTGACCGCCAAGCTCACGCGCCAGGTAATTGCCATGTCGCGCGCTAAAGGTGCAGAGCTGTACGGGCGCGATCTTGAGCAGCTCTCTATGGAGCTTTCAATGATGAAAGCAAGCGACGAGCTCATAGCCGCGTTGCCTGAGGCCCACAAAAACTCCGAGCAGCCCTATCGCGAAATCATTCGCCCGTTGCGCAAACTGTTGGCCAGCACCCACGAGCAGATGGACGCCCTCTACCGCACCGGCAGTGTGGCTGATGCACGCGCGCCTGTGTTGCTTAAAGCCAAAGAGCTTCTGGAGCCGTTGCACCTTTGTTATCGCAGCCTGATGGCGTGCGGTTTAACCAGCATCGCACGCGGTTACTTGCTGGATGTTATTCGCCGCATTCAATGTTTTGGTATCGGCCTGATTCGCCTGGACATTCGCCAGCACTCAGAGCGACACAACGAAGTGTTGAGTGAAATCACCCAGGCATTGGATCTGGGTGACTACCTCAACTGGAGTGAGGCCGAGCGCCAGCAATTTTTGCAGGCAGAAATTGCCAACCCGCGCCCGCTGCTGCCCACCTATTGGACCCCTTCAGACAACGTCAAAGAAGTGCTGGACACCGTTGAAGTGATTGCGCAAACGCCCGCTGAAATGTTGGGCATTTATATTATTTCAATGGCCAGCCAGCCCTCTGATGTATTGCTGGTGGAACTTTTGCAAAAAGCCTGTGGCGTGCGTAAGCCTCTACCGGTGGCACCACTGTTCGAAACCCTGGACGACCTTGATAACGCAGAGCAAGTCATGACTGATCTCATGGCCATGCCCGGTTACAAAGAACGCCGCTATGGCCACCAGTATGTGATGATCGGCTATTCGGATTCGGCCAAAGATGCCGGCGTGTTGGCGGCCTCTTGGGCGCAATACCGCGCGCAGGATGCGCTCATTAAACTGCATCAGAAAGAAGGCCTGCGGCTCACCTTGTTCCATGGCCGTGGCGGCACCATCGGCCGTGGCGGCGGCCCGGCACACGGCGCAATTTTGTCGCAGCCACCGGGTTCTGTTAGCGGTGGCCTGCGGGTGACTGAACAAGGCGAAACCATTCGCTACAAATTCGGTATGCCCAAGCTTGCGGTGCGCAGCCTGTCGCTTTATGCCAGTGCCATATTGGAAGCCATGCTTGTGCCGCCGCCCGAGCCCAAGGCCGAGTGGCGCGCGCTTATGGACAACATGGCTGACAAAGCCTGTGCCACCTACCGGGGCTACGTGCGCGATCAACCCGATTTCGTGCGCTATTTCCGCCAGGCCACGCCCGAGCAGGAGCTTGCGCAGTTGCCTTTGGGTAGCCGCCCGGCAAAGCGTAAATCCACAGGCGGCATTGAATCACTGCGCGCCATCCCCTGGATTTTCGCCTGGACGCAAAACCGTTTGGTACTGCCCAGTTGGTTGGGCTTTGGCTCGGCGTTGGGTGCTGCGCTGAACGATGGCCAGGCTGATTTGTTGAAAGACATGCAGCGCCAATGGCCCTTCTTCCGCTCGCGGCTGGCGATGATGGAGATGGTGTACAGCAAGTCGAAAGTGGAAATTAACGAGCTTTACGACAACCGTTTAGTAGATGATGCGTTAAAACCCATGGGGCGCGAGCTGCGCAAACAGCTCACAGACGACATTCAAACCTTGCTCGGTTTTTTGGGGCAGGAACGATTGCTGGAACGCGATGCCTGGGGCCAGCAATCGCTGGATGTGCGCCAAAGCTATTTGGTACCACTACACTTGGCGCAAATCGAATTGCTGGCCCGCGTGCGGGCCAATGGCGACGACAATCAAGTAAGTGACTGCAACCGGGCCTTGATGGTTGCCATGACCGGTATCGCCGCCGGTATGCGCAATACCGGTTAA
- the mnmH gene encoding tRNA 2-selenouridine(34) synthase MnmH — MTNRENCQDYRRLFLEDAPLMDVRAPVEFHKGAFPKAVNIALLDDEQRTIIGTRYKQQGQDAAIAVGWELATDAIKAERLARWLAHVKAHPTGYLYCFRGGLRSRLTQQMLAEAGNPYPLVTGGYKAMRRFLIDELDKNTARAPLVLVSGRTGSGKTLLLKQLSRFIDLEGLARHRGSAFGRQITPQPTQIDFENALSIALLKKLNSAPATPIFIEDEGKLIGRVSMPLPFKARMEQAPLAVLETPIETRIDIALADYVTEAWPAYLDHFAQDTSAAECAFRAHILDNLARIRKRLGAARHQQLHQQFDQALSHFFSHGDASQFRSGIELLLTDYYDPMYDYQKSQRQGREIFRGRAPEFIAWAEDYLANCAQG, encoded by the coding sequence TTGACGAACCGCGAAAACTGCCAAGACTACCGCCGCCTGTTTCTGGAAGACGCGCCCTTGATGGATGTGCGCGCGCCGGTGGAATTTCACAAAGGCGCCTTCCCCAAGGCGGTAAACATCGCGCTGCTAGACGACGAGCAGCGCACAATTATAGGCACACGCTACAAGCAACAGGGCCAGGATGCCGCCATTGCCGTGGGGTGGGAGCTGGCCACAGACGCCATAAAAGCAGAGCGCTTGGCGCGCTGGCTGGCCCATGTGAAGGCGCACCCCACGGGTTACCTCTACTGTTTTCGCGGCGGCCTGCGCTCGCGGCTGACCCAGCAAATGCTGGCCGAGGCAGGCAACCCCTACCCCCTGGTGACCGGCGGCTACAAAGCCATGCGGCGGTTTTTAATCGATGAATTAGACAAAAATACCGCGCGTGCGCCGCTGGTATTGGTGAGCGGGCGCACCGGCAGCGGCAAAACGTTACTGCTGAAACAATTGTCGCGCTTTATTGATCTTGAAGGGCTTGCCCGCCACCGCGGCAGCGCCTTTGGCCGCCAGATCACCCCGCAGCCCACACAAATTGATTTTGAAAACGCGCTGAGCATCGCACTGTTAAAAAAACTTAACAGCGCGCCTGCCACACCCATTTTCATTGAAGATGAAGGCAAGCTTATCGGCCGGGTTTCCATGCCGCTCCCATTTAAGGCGCGCATGGAACAAGCGCCACTGGCGGTGTTGGAAACGCCCATAGAAACACGCATAGACATTGCGCTGGCCGATTATGTCACCGAGGCCTGGCCTGCATACCTAGACCATTTTGCACAAGACACAAGCGCCGCTGAATGCGCCTTTCGCGCGCACATTCTGGATAACCTGGCCCGCATTCGCAAACGCCTGGGCGCCGCCCGGCACCAGCAGTTACACCAGCAGTTTGATCAGGCGCTCAGCCACTTTTTCAGCCACGGCGACGCCTCGCAGTTTCGCTCGGGCATTGAATTATTGCTTACCGACTACTACGACCCAATGTACGACTACCAAAAAAGCCAGCGTCAGGGGCGTGAGATTTTTCGCGGCCGGGCGCCGGAATTTATTGCCTGGGCGGAGGATTATCTAGCCAACTGTGCACAGGGATAA
- a CDS encoding ABC transporter permease — MAVSIARPTHSPRRVSGYFVLVALACLWFADLEVSTGSPLAELAAMGQGFLAPTVSDWQALAQALLYTTAFALQAIALAAVLGFAMALGYRHRPVRLVAALLRSVHEVFWALLFIQLLGLSSLAGLLALLLPYTGTLAKIYGEQWAEADRQPALAISDGGRISRFFYTELPLVWAPMVHYTSYRLECALRSSVVLGFIGLPTLGFALETALRQGQYNEAAAFIYALIALVVSLKFWLRPWLLALALPASFYFVPIDWHWAPGLLGPFAESLIPAPWRLGLSEAQASHWWQQLWAQSLLPGTFNTLLVAQIALVITGLLSLAWLPLNSRHFGNRGLRACGDGLLIVLRTLPEYLLNFLGLILLGPSMLPAIIAMGLHNGAIIAHLLGGHSSQLPEPCFAARGLNRYGFYVLPQLYRQFMAYVLYRWEIIMRETAMLGVLGVPTLGFYIDSAFELLQFDRALLLIAASSLLTLGADALAYRLRTHLALHAQPERD; from the coding sequence ATGGCTGTATCAATAGCCAGGCCCACTCACAGCCCGAGGCGCGTGAGTGGCTACTTTGTGCTGGTGGCACTGGCCTGCCTCTGGTTTGCCGATTTGGAAGTGAGCACTGGCTCACCGCTGGCCGAGCTTGCCGCCATGGGGCAGGGCTTTTTGGCACCCACTGTGAGCGATTGGCAGGCACTGGCCCAAGCGCTGCTGTACACCACAGCCTTTGCCCTTCAGGCCATTGCCCTGGCGGCTGTACTGGGCTTTGCCATGGCCCTGGGCTATCGGCACCGGCCGGTGCGGTTGGTTGCCGCCCTGCTGCGCTCGGTGCACGAGGTATTCTGGGCACTGCTGTTTATTCAGCTGCTAGGCCTTTCCAGCCTGGCGGGCCTGCTGGCCTTGCTGCTGCCCTACACGGGCACGCTCGCGAAAATCTACGGCGAACAATGGGCCGAAGCCGACCGGCAACCGGCGCTTGCCATTAGCGATGGCGGGCGTATCAGCCGCTTTTTCTATACAGAACTGCCACTCGTTTGGGCGCCCATGGTGCACTACACCAGCTACCGCCTTGAATGCGCGCTGCGCTCGTCTGTGGTGTTGGGCTTTATTGGCCTGCCCACCCTGGGTTTCGCGCTGGAAACCGCCCTGCGCCAAGGCCAGTACAATGAGGCCGCGGCGTTCATTTATGCCCTGATTGCACTGGTGGTAAGCCTGAAGTTCTGGCTTAGGCCCTGGCTTTTGGCCTTGGCGCTGCCGGCCAGTTTTTACTTTGTACCTATTGACTGGCACTGGGCACCCGGGCTGCTGGGGCCCTTTGCCGAATCGCTGATTCCCGCGCCCTGGCGCCTGGGCTTGAGCGAGGCACAGGCAAGCCACTGGTGGCAACAGCTTTGGGCGCAGTCCCTGCTGCCGGGCACGTTCAATACCCTGCTGGTGGCACAGATAGCGCTGGTGATCACAGGGCTCCTGAGCCTTGCCTGGCTGCCACTGAACAGCCGCCATTTTGGCAACCGCGGGTTGCGCGCCTGTGGCGACGGGCTGCTTATAGTGTTGCGCACATTACCCGAGTACCTGCTGAACTTTTTGGGGCTGATACTGCTTGGGCCTTCCATGCTGCCGGCCATCATTGCCATGGGCCTGCACAATGGCGCCATAATTGCGCACCTGCTGGGCGGCCACAGCAGCCAGCTGCCAGAGCCCTGTTTTGCAGCGCGCGGGCTCAACCGCTACGGCTTTTATGTGCTGCCCCAGCTCTATCGGCAGTTTATGGCCTATGTGCTTTACCGGTGGGAGATCATCATGCGTGAAACCGCCATGTTGGGCGTGCTGGGTGTGCCCACTTTGGGCTTTTACATAGATTCCGCCTTCGAGCTGCTGCAATTTGACCGGGCACTGCTATTGATAGCCGCCTCCAGCCTGCTCACACTGGGCGCCGATGCCCTGGCCTACCGGCTGCGCACACACTTGGCACTGCACGCGCAACCCGAGCGGGATTAA
- a CDS encoding TonB family protein → MKYLHHVFSVLLAALAMGLASHTAAQTQHYSALVQANQPQFATRLETPGQPDARELLSKTPASVMEYRIISDRINNRRFFKLIADAIAVNSDARLLAKNAGYISRARNALPTELQPNDQLKFAFDGKSQVTLSLNDVQLAQYEAPDFYRMLLSTWIGDVPISSRVKREILGKESTPVDIVDLFNTAQPSANRREQVQQLLAAAAAPTEAPVAVAAPAAAPKAQAKPAPKAASKPEAVASKPAATPAPVAKAAPAAKAEPAAKPAPKVAAKAAAPKPEPKAQPAPATVAKAAPVLTEEEEAARLLLRQDYLKRLNREINIHKHIPQRAFTRRAEGSVRLAITLDSAGKLQKVEIVEPSKHDMFNEQALEAVGNAQPFTPPPTGLEADPFEFETTLYYDLPL, encoded by the coding sequence ATGAAGTATTTGCACCATGTTTTCTCAGTACTGCTAGCCGCCCTGGCAATGGGACTTGCCAGTCACACGGCGGCACAAACCCAGCATTACAGCGCCCTGGTACAGGCCAACCAGCCCCAGTTCGCCACCCGCCTGGAGACCCCTGGCCAACCCGATGCCCGCGAGCTACTAAGCAAAACACCGGCCTCAGTGATGGAGTACCGCATTATTTCAGACCGCATCAACAATCGCCGCTTCTTCAAGCTGATTGCCGATGCCATTGCCGTTAACAGCGATGCCCGCCTGCTCGCCAAGAATGCCGGTTACATCTCGCGCGCCCGCAACGCCCTGCCCACGGAGCTGCAGCCAAACGATCAGCTGAAATTCGCCTTCGACGGCAAAAGCCAGGTTACCCTGAGCCTGAACGACGTTCAGCTGGCGCAATATGAGGCCCCCGATTTCTACCGTATGCTGCTCTCTACCTGGATTGGCGATGTGCCTATTTCCAGCCGCGTTAAACGCGAAATCCTGGGTAAGGAATCTACCCCCGTAGACATAGTTGACCTGTTTAACACAGCCCAACCGTCGGCCAACCGGCGCGAGCAAGTGCAACAACTGCTGGCCGCAGCAGCCGCGCCAACTGAAGCGCCCGTTGCAGTGGCGGCACCTGCTGCCGCGCCCAAGGCGCAAGCCAAACCTGCGCCAAAGGCCGCATCCAAGCCAGAGGCCGTTGCCAGCAAGCCTGCCGCAACACCCGCGCCTGTGGCCAAAGCAGCGCCCGCGGCTAAAGCAGAGCCAGCTGCCAAGCCCGCGCCAAAAGTGGCCGCCAAAGCGGCTGCGCCCAAGCCTGAACCAAAAGCCCAGCCCGCCCCCGCAACGGTGGCCAAGGCGGCCCCGGTACTAACAGAAGAGGAAGAAGCCGCGCGCCTGCTGTTGCGTCAGGATTACCTCAAGCGCTTGAACCGCGAGATCAACATTCACAAGCATATTCCCCAGCGCGCATTTACCCGCCGCGCTGAAGGCTCTGTGCGCTTGGCCATTACGCTAGATAGCGCAGGCAAGCTGCAAAAAGTTGAAATTGTTGAGCCCTCAAAGCACGATATGTTTAACGAGCAAGCGCTTGAAGCCGTGGGCAATGCCCAACCCTTCACGCCACCGCCCACGGGGCTTGAAGCAGATCCGTTCGAGTTTGAAACCACCCTCTACTACGATTTGCCTTTGTAG